A genomic segment from Triticum dicoccoides isolate Atlit2015 ecotype Zavitan chromosome 1A, WEW_v2.0, whole genome shotgun sequence encodes:
- the LOC119266425 gene encoding probable lactoylglutathione lyase, chloroplastic: MARLLSPLPIATTAAVFPSRFRIPAVAPRQALFGGRVGLRVPARLSTRGVSAGAEASGPAARAATVISPEEAVEWVKKDRRRLLHVVYRVGDLDKTIKFYTECLGMKLLRRRDIPEERYTNAFLGYGPEDSHFVVELTYNYGVESYDIGSGFGHFGIAVEDVEKTVELIKAKGGTVTREPGPVKGGKSVIAFIEDPDGYKFELIERGPTPEPLCQVMLRVGDLDRAISFYEKAFGMELLRRKDNPQYKYTIAMMGYGPEDKHAVLELTYNYGVKEYDKGNAYAQIAIGTDDVYKTAEVVRQNGGQITREPGPLPGISTKITACTDPDGWKSVFVDNLDFLKELEE, translated from the exons ATGGCTCGCCTCCTCTCCCCCCTCCCaatcgccaccaccgccgccgtatTCCCCTCCCGCTTCCGCATCCCCGCCG TCGCGCCGCGTCAGGCGCTCTTCGGCGGAAGAGTAGGGTTGAGGGTGCCCGCGAGACTGTCAACGAGGGGAGTGAGCGCCGGCGCGGAGGCGAGCGGGCCCGCAGCTCGAGCGGCCACGGTGATCAGCCCTGAGGAGGCCGTGGAGTGGGTCAAGAAGGACCGGAGGCGCCTGCTCCACGTCGTCTACCGCGTCGGCGATCTTGACAAGACTATCAA GTTTTATACGGAGTGCTTAGGGATGAAGCTGCTGCGGAGAAGGGACATCCCGGAGGAGAGGTACACCAACGCCTTTCTTGGGTACGGACCAGAGGACTCGCATTTTGTTGTGGAGCTCACTTACA ACTATGGTGTCGAAAGTTACGATATTGGGTCTGGTTTTGGTCATTTTGGAATTGCTGTTGAGGAT GTCGAAAAAACAGTGGAACTTATTAAAGCAAAGGGAGGAACAGTAACAAGGGAACCAGGTCCGGTAAAAGGTGGAAAGTCAGTCATTGCCTTCATTGAAGATCCTGATGGTTACAAATTCGAGCTTATAGAAAGAGGTCCCACACCTGAGCCTTTGTGCCAAGTAATGCTTCGAGTGGGAGATCTTGACCGTGCTATAAGTTTCTATGAGAAG GCATTTGGTATGGAACTTCTTCGCAGGAAAGACAATCCTCAATACAAG TATACCATTGCTATGATGGGATATGGCCCTGAAGACAAACATGCTGTACTGGAGTTGACATACAATTATGGTGTCAAGGAATATGATAAAGGAAATGCTTATGCACAG ATTGCTATTGGTACTGATGATGTCTACAAGACCGCGGAAGTCGTTAGACAAAACGGGGGACAAATAACTCGTGAACCTGGTCCATTACCTGGCATTAGTACCAAGATAACTGCCTGCACAGATCCAGATGGCTGGAAATCA GTATTTGTTGACAATCTAGATTTTCTCAAGGAGTTGGAAGAATGA